From the genome of bacterium:
TGCGTGAGATCAGCACCAAGGTGATTTGGGAGGAATTGGGCGAGGAACAGTCCTTGGTGGTGACCACGCACATTGCGAAGCTGAGCAACTAGACGTGAAAAGTGAAACGTGAAAAGTGAAACGTTTGAAGAGAAACAATAGGCCCCGCCAAGAGCAAGGCTTCACCTTGCTCGAAGTGATGATCGCGATGGCGATCCTCGCGGCGATGGCGCTGGCCCTCTTCGTCGCGACCCAGCAGATCCTGGACAGCAAGTCCAACACCGAGGGCCGCGACGAGGCCAACCACTCGGTGACCCAGGCGATGGACCGAATGGCCTACGACCTCGAGATGGCGGTGATGATCAAGAGCAAGGACCTGCTGGGGGCGACCTTCGACGGGGAATATGCCTTCGAAGGCCAGGAGCAGCGGCTCGATTTCGTGACCATGTCCCACTCCCGCTTCCTGGCCGACTCCAAGGAGAGCGAGGCGGCCGAAGTGAGCTATTACCTGGCGCCGATGCCCGACGATGCCAACCTGCGGATCCTGATGCGACGGCAGTCGACGGCGGTCGACAAGAATCTGCAGCAAGGCGGGATCGCTTACCCGATCCTGGAATACGTGGATAACATCCGCTTCGAGTACCTCGACAGCAAGAACGACGAGTACAAGAAGACCTGGGATTCGAAATCGATCGATTTCAACAATCGCCTGCCGATGGCGGTCAAGATCACGATCGAAACTCAGCTGCCCGACGACGAGCAGAAGAGCACGTTCACGACCCTGGCGCCGATTCAGTTGAAGGAGCCGCTGAATTTTTAACGGCCCTCTCCCCTTGCGGGAGAGGGTGCCCCGAAGGGGCGGGAGAGGGGGAGGCGTTAAGAGAATGCTGCTTATGCAGCACCCCCTCTCCCGATCGCCTTCGGCGATCACCCTCCCCCACGAGGGGGGAGGGTAAGAGGCATATGATCGCGACTTTAGCAAAAACACGCCGCGCCCGCGGCATCGCGCTCTTGATGGTCCTGGCCTCGCTGGCCCTGCTCAGCGGGGTGGTGGTGGAGTTCGCCTACAATTCCAATGTCACCTACAACCTGGCCATGAACGAGAAGGAGCGGACCCAAGCCTATTATCTGGCCCAGTCCGGCCTGGCCTTCACCAAGCTCGTGATCAAATACGACAAGGAAGCCCGGCGCTTGGCCAGCCAAGCCAGCTCCCGCTTGGGTAAAAATTTCCAGGTCGAGCCGCTCTACGTGATGATCCCGATCAGCTCCGAGCTGCTTCGGGGCATGGCTAGCATGTCCAATCCGGCCGCCAGCCCCGGCGGCGAGGAAGGCGAGGGCGAGGAGGCTCCGCCGCCCGACGAAAAGACTCAGGCCTTGGGCGCCTTCAACCTCCAGGACAGCGAGTTCCTCAATTTTGAGGGCGACTTTTCCTCCGAGGTCATCGAGGAAAACACCAAGATCAACCTCAACGCCTTCCTGAGCCTGGCCCCGACCGATGCGGCCTATGACCGGCTTAAGAACGTCCTCTACCACCTCCTGCTGACCGACGAGTTCAAGGGTCTCTTCGACGATCGCTACCGGGGCGCCAAGGAGCTGGTCCAGAATATCGCCGACTACGTCGACCGCGATGACGCCCAGAACGAGATCGGCGGCCAGGAAAGGGGCCGGGAAGGGGCCGGGGCCGCCGCCGGCCAAATCAAGATGAAGAACGGCAAGCTGCTCAGCATTGAGGAACTGACGATGGTGCCGGGCATGACCGAGGACATCTTCCAAAAGCTCAAAAAGTACGTCACGGTCTATGGGAATGACGACAAGATCTACGCTTGCCGGGCCCAGGAGCCCGTGATCAAATCCCTCATCTTGGCCTACACCGAATCCAACTCCAACCGGATGGAGCCCCTCAAGGACGACAATGTCGAGCTCTTGACCAAGGCCTATGACGCCGTGCT
Proteins encoded in this window:
- a CDS encoding type II secretion system protein GspJ, with amino-acid sequence MKRLKRNNRPRQEQGFTLLEVMIAMAILAAMALALFVATQQILDSKSNTEGRDEANHSVTQAMDRMAYDLEMAVMIKSKDLLGATFDGEYAFEGQEQRLDFVTMSHSRFLADSKESEAAEVSYYLAPMPDDANLRILMRRQSTAVDKNLQQGGIAYPILEYVDNIRFEYLDSKNDEYKKTWDSKSIDFNNRLPMAVKITIETQLPDDEQKSTFTTLAPIQLKEPLNF